The Nostoc sp. 'Lobaria pulmonaria (5183) cyanobiont' genome window below encodes:
- a CDS encoding type II toxin-antitoxin system VapC family toxin: MSRKKTYIDSGVLISAFCGIQSVSIRANQILNDENLEFASSSFVQLEVLPKATFNKQQDEAEFYETFFSAVIHWPTDLEQIIQNASQIACTYGLAAMDALHVAAALQIKADQLITTEKPTKPMHRVTKIQIISI, from the coding sequence GTGAGTCGTAAGAAAACTTACATAGACTCTGGTGTACTCATCAGCGCTTTTTGTGGCATTCAGTCAGTCAGCATCAGAGCGAATCAAATTCTTAACGATGAAAATCTGGAGTTTGCCTCAAGTAGCTTCGTTCAGTTAGAAGTCTTGCCTAAAGCAACTTTTAACAAGCAACAAGACGAAGCAGAATTTTACGAAACATTTTTTAGTGCTGTCATCCACTGGCCAACTGACTTAGAGCAAATTATACAGAATGCTTCTCAAATTGCCTGTACTTACGGTTTAGCTGCAATGGATGCACTTCATGTGGCGGCTGCTCTGCAAATTAAAGCCGATCAACTGATCACTACTGAAAAGCCAACCAAACCAATGCACCGAGTAACGAAAATCCAGATTATTTCAATATAA
- the gloA2 gene encoding SMU1112c/YaeR family gloxylase I-like metalloprotein, translated as MKTTGIHHVAVICSDYDRSKAFYVQTLGFSIIQETFRAARNSYKLDLKVAENTQIELFSFPNPPERPSKPESCGLRHLAFQVDDIEETVFYLKSKGLEVENIRVDEITGKKFTFFKDPDNLPLEIYER; from the coding sequence ATGAAAACTACTGGCATTCATCATGTAGCTGTTATTTGTTCTGATTACGACCGCTCCAAAGCATTTTATGTCCAAACTTTAGGATTTTCGATTATTCAAGAAACTTTTCGCGCCGCTAGAAATTCTTATAAATTAGATTTAAAAGTTGCAGAAAATACGCAAATCGAACTATTCTCTTTCCCAAATCCTCCAGAACGGCCTAGTAAACCAGAGTCTTGTGGTTTAAGACATCTTGCTTTTCAAGTTGATGATATAGAGGAAACTGTTTTTTATTTAAAATCCAAAGGATTAGAGGTAGAAAATATCAGAGTTGATGAAATTACAGGCAAGAAATTTACTTTTTTTAAAGACCCAGATAATTTACCATTAGAAATTTATGAGCGTTAA